The sequence AAAGCTCCCAGAGCAGTACGAAAATAAAGCTCCCCAGGGCAAActctttatgttgtgtgtaatgtgtaaatatatgtCCAAAAAAATCGCGGTATATTGTTGTTGTCGACATCTGACTTTGGCAACGATTAATGATCGTTGACAAAGTCATGAAATGATCGATGAAAACAGTTCACCAGCCAGACGTGTGCACGCTATGTTCTGTGTACGTGCTGATATTATCATACACATTGAACGCATTGTTAACCACACACAAAGTAAGCACGATTTTGCGATGGATTGGGGATAATCTGTACTGCACCAATTTATTGCATTTCATAAAGTAATAACTGGTTGTTATATGGACATGCCCTTAGTAGGCATATTTTTAATGGCATTTTTACCACTCAAGGTCACTCCTTCAGCTGATTGATATTCTTATCTCCTTCTGTTTGTCCCAGCTGTTTGACGTTTCCCTTCTTGTCAGCATTATCAACCGACACGCGTCACCCTATTGATACAACATGTGAGAGTTCCCACGGTAAAAGTCATAAAACCTTATGTAACACAGCCGACCTTGCACCGCCAAACGCCATTGATTTCATTCTTAAAGATGCAAGCTACATTCTCTTGTAACGTTAGAGAACACACACAGCATTTATTCTTGCAGCATCTGCCTGAGCTCATGACTCCGATGTCGCTTTTGCCTTACTTTTGTTCCTTTTTATTCTCATAACGAACTCGTTCCTTTTAATGGTACTAAGGGGAAAACAATATTTTCGTCCTTAACCCTTGGTAGGCATTTCGTGCATCAAACCCACAAAATAGATACATTTGTAGTATTTTCCGTGAAACAACTGTCGGTTTCGGTCGCTtattgaatgattaatgaggaatACTACAGTAAACACACGTAGAGTGCAGTCACAAACGATTGTTTGTTGTGTGATTATCACCAAAGCTCTGACAGAACTGACCGTCGACAAACCGGATCTACGACAAATGTTTCCCTCACAACTCACAAGATAGCTGAATCCCTCACTACATACCACTGTCCTCAATTaaaagttaagttaaagtcctccccgcaccgaATTCGAAGGTGCacaaggcggcgcccatctccgtttcggcagccttTGGACCACACAGCTTTgggcaagtcactacagcagggggctagtccactggtagtgatgtgtgtttagcTGCTacactctttcccaaatgctgagtgctaagcagagaaagcagtatgtaccatgttTAGAGTCTTAGGTATGGGGTTCGAACTCATGATCACGACCTATCGTATGCatggcgaacactctaccatctaggccattgcaccggttgatTAGCTGTCGCGGACCTATTGTAAGGCGCATGTATATGTGACAGGGACCTTACCTGCACACCTCCGAAGCCATACGGTCCCAAGAACCTCTCACACTCCGCTGCGATGTCAGCCCACCTCCACTCGAACAGGTGCACGATGGCCTGTTTGTTGTCAGCCGTGTTCGGGGCATGTTGGGCAAGGGTGCCGCTCAGCCCCGCGATCAGCAGGATTATGATACGCATGTCTATGAAGAAAGTGTCAGAAGCATTCTACCACCATACTGTATGATAGGTACACATCCAAAAGTTGTTATTGTATttcttcaagtacatgtaaaatacctTTGTTCTTGGACATTTCTTCGAAATACTCAACAAAAGGAAGCGAGCTCGAGTAAACGTTCCAGCCAATTTCTTGAGTTTTCTGTAGCTTTTATGTCAACGCTACTTCCGCAGAGTAACATATATCCATATATTAAAAAACGGATTTTTAGGGATATATGCTAGATTCAACATAAGTAATTatgccagaaatgcaaacttgacagactaacgtatttcagaacactgtctgaaaagcttcaatAACCCTTCATTCGAAGATGACAACGTCTAAAACTCTTCTCACAGATTGACCTGGTCATGGGAGGATTTGAACTACAGTCTCCGTTAGCTGGAACAAAGTGTTTTTTTGCGTGATTTTTGTGCAAGACACGTTTATATATTCTCTTCAAcccaagaaaggaacaacagatgcTATGAAGAGCTAATTAGTGGCAAGATAATTTTGAGGAGTATTCTCCTCGCagaaaaactttatttttgGAAAGTAAAATCTCAGAGTCGATGCGCAACTGGTTCGAATGGAAGTTTAGAGCACTTAACAGGTACTTACCTCAACTTTTCCCGCCAAGTTCTGCTTTGGTCGTGGACGAGGCGGGGAAGTTGGCGAGCCAATTTATACAAAATAAGCCGGCGTCTTTAGAACAGTTTGTGTTTCTCGTCAGCGAAAAGTTGTATAGCTTGATATCCGAAAAACCTTTTGAATGTCATACCATTCTCTTTTTTCAATATGTAATATGATTTCCTTCCTGTAGGAATACCTCACCGACTCTTTAGATTCAGCGATGTAATGTGCTTCGTGAAGATACTGTCCCTGTgagtgtagtggtctgcgcttctgttacttaccacttATCACAtgtggttctgattacttggaaccagaaggcccgagttcaactcccgggtaggacacctctggacaagaagcgcattgagtcataccaaagacttaatgaaaatggtacatacttctgaaacagtatggaagttaaacacactccactgccagtggactagccccctgctgcagtgatggcaccacagtgtggcccagggctatgaaacggagatgggcaccgccctatacaccttatggtgtgggaggattttaaacTTTTTAACTCGTGAAGATTCGTTTCTTTGGTGAATAGTTACCATTCTGTGACATTAAATGTACAAAGCTGAAACAGCGAAACGGCATCTTGCTTTGCATTTGCCCAAAGCAGTACGTGCCATGAAGGCAACCAGCATAATGATTAATTGTTGTAGATTTAAGATTACTCTAATTTCCTCGTCATATCTCTACGATAAGATACGACGTCTTTACACTGGTTAATACACTATTTACCTTAACTGCATGTACCTCAATAAGGTGCTTGTATAAGTCAAATGACCTTCGGCTCGCTTTACACTGGATATTTTGTTGAGCGAGCAAAATTGGATCTGCTTGAGTCAACACAAATAATATGAACTTTACTAGCAAAATTGCAGACGTTCACACCCTGAATAACTATGCCAATTTACATCACCAGTTTAAAGTTAAAAGACTCCTATCCTAAGATTGATCTACTAGTATCTTAAAACACTTACAATATTCAAACGACAGCTACGGTAATATGCATGGTACAACGAAGATACAACGAAGACAAATGTAATCAGCAATATTGTTGAATCAGAAATTGAATATGACCCATAATGTATGAGTATGTTTTGAGAGACAACAAAATCGAATAGCATCTAACTACATTGAAGAACTCACGACATTTTGGTCGCCCAGTGGTCGCCCGAAGGTCACCGCGCCAGAAGAAATGGAGCAGGGACAGACAGGAATGGAACCCGGGAGTGGTGTCCTTCAAAACGTTCGTTCAGCTCACAGTTTAGATTCTAGGTTTAAAGCCAAACGTTTGTTTAAGGTAATATTTGTCACAGTATATTGGCAATCTTTTCTCTGTCTGAAATGTATTATTGAAGATATTAGAGGGGTCAAAATGTAATGGGAATATGTTATGttaaaggggcccaaagcaataCTCGTATTAGGGCTCCAAAATAgggttttgaaagtcaattcatttactAGTCATTTTTATACGTAACTAGTTTAAACAAcacaatcacaatgtatagcgacgtccatgatgcaaaaatatgacgtcgttgcgATGTGAGAAACTCAGTGAAAATCGTtgctggggtttttgtagggTCGTGAGACTAAGGGATCATCgcacggcacgtttttgcgaggttttaaaatgttcaaagtatgaagctaTTACGTAAATTTgcttaacagtgttagtaaatgtcactaccataaagatttcagaattcatttaatttccatttttgggccctaatattgctttgggctcctttaactTTGAAGACCCGAAATACGTTTTACTACTGGCATATGCACAGTTGTAAAGAGAGCACACATTCAAACTATGAAGAACAATATGAACCTCTTGCATCCCGTTTAAAAGAGCCATATCTGAAAATAAAGTAATACCTTTATTGTCCTATTCAGCCGAAGACAAGTCGCAACAACgacatgtttacaaacacatATTCCATGGTGCTGTTTGTAGGGAGACTAACATATGGATTCAGTTTCTTGTCgcctctatcaacatatatacatgtatcagtagaAAGGACATTTCTATCATCAATATTGAAGTGATAACAACAAAAGAACAGGGACTTCTACAATCATAGAGACATACAATGATCTTTGATCAACATTTTTATTCGATTATGAttttatttggatgacatccgcgcgcatcaTTGCCATCGGTTTCATCATTGCCATCGGTTTTCATCccttttcaaaaaaaaaagaaaaaaaatcgacggaccatactgtaaatcgtacaaagcagctacaaaattaGCAAATATCTGCCGTAAATTGAAACCAACATCGgcaaatggatactaatgtatCCAAAGTCGacttcaaagtcaaagaaaaagaagatgtgACCGAACAAAGATGAAGAATCTAGTGTTCTGTATATTATACCTTTCTGACcactttgatttcataatgaaggcaatttttaatttttttcatattgtcgcatcagttttggggttcccaaatGATGCCATCCAaataattgaatcaacatggccatagTAAGAACAATGTAGATTTATATGAGTATGTCAATATAAAATGTTGTTAAGATGTCTTCTACGACCCCCTAAACCTTCTCCCCGCTGACTGGCCTCATATCTAGATCAAATTTGGTGGCAACCGACTACCTTAGCAGGCTAAAGGTTGATGTATTCCTCTATTTGCACCTGTATGAATGGAACTGGAATGTAACAAAACGTTATATGGAGCAAGGTCGTCTGGGTAGGCGGCAGTTttggtgagggggggggggcgatcgACCAACAAATcaatggctgggtttacacatgcGTTTTCGAGTCGTCTCGGAGACGACTCAGGAGCGGTCTGTTTACACACGGGGGCCGCGAAGTGACTTGGAACGCCCAGCTTCGGCCAGCGTCGTCTCTCGGCGGAGTTGACTCTGAGTCGACTCGGAAAACGCGAGTGCAAACCCAGCATGTATCTAGTTCAGACgtactttaactttaacagGTGGTCTCCCAGCGTGTGTAGGTATATAAGTAAACAAGATAAGCAGTGAATTAACGCAATTCTCACGAAGCTGTAAATCGTACGTACTCAAAAAGCTGATACTCTGCGTTTTACGATGAGAAACTGATATCTGTGTTAGACAAGagtatttgattgatttattcagTTATTTGAACAACAGTCGATATACACACACCTATCTCAATCCGGCTTTTAAATGAACCCTAGACACAGAACACATGTGGCTATGTTATTGCAAAACATAACTTGGATGGTATATGGCATGCTTCAAAGGTTACATCACCCCTTCGTGACAATAAACGATCTGAAGGTCGGTGACCTTAGTGGATACTGAACTATGATGTTGGGTCTACGCCGCCTGGGGCGTACGTAGCCTCACGAAATCGCAGGCGAATGCACCCCTGCAGGAACACGGCGACATGCCAAGCTGCGTTTCTTGCTCGCTCGTAAAAGTTTCCCGCTTTGTGTGGGTCGATGTATCAAGGCACTAGGCACGATGGTACGAATAGTAGCTACATACAGATAGTTATACTGAGACGGGCATAGGAAAAGGCAGCGGTCTTGTACTGCGTGTGGTAGAAGTGGTAgctatactgagacgagcgaaggtaGATacagcgctcttgtgaggccaGAGGAGGTCGCTATGCTGAGACGTGCGAAGGAAAGGCAGCGCTATTGTGAGGCCTGTGGTACAAATGGTAGAAGTGTTCGCCAAACTCagacgagcgaaggaaaaggcagcgctcttgtgaTGCCAGCCTTTGGTACAAGAGGCAGAAGTGGTCGCTATACAGAGAAGATCAAAGATAAAGGCATCGCTCTTGTGAGGCCTGTGGTACAAGTTGTAGTGTGTATGTGACTGTCTGTATGTTGTCTGTATGTGTACATGCGTCTATTTGTTTTTCCAACCTACCACTTTCGCCAGCGTAACTTAAGAAgccatggatggattgtgattatACTTGGTTTTGACAATATAAAGGTGAAGGTCAATTTTGCCACCGCACCCCCCCcccgcaccccccccccccccagccttTCCTTTCCTCAGTGGAATTTGTGACCTCTATAGACTCTCTGCGTTTTTGTTTCTCCTCCTTCTTACACCGCCGATACCGCCTCCTTCCTGTAAGTTAGCTGTTCTACCCCGGTGTCACACACTTTCTATTCCTattctttccagccacgtctggagcctggtagaggctagcattGCATGGCTAGCTATTGTAAAAGCGCTATGCTTCACTTCCGTCTGAGGTCTGTCGCTTGACCTTTTACAGGTGTATTGCGCCATCACATACACGGGCATCTCACGCCAGGTGCGCAATCCTCGCTTCACTGCCACAGAAAAGGCATGCCCTTCCCACTTGCGGCGTACCGTGACGTACCATGGAGTTTTTCAACACTTTGGTATTTATAGCAGAAACGCACCTGCTGAGCAAATACTCTTTGGGTTGACCTGATCATTCGATCTTTTCTTCGACCGTCAGAAAATCAAAAGGTAAGGAAGCTTATGTTTATCGTTGATACCTGTTTATGGCTGCGGTTGACACTCGTTCTTCCTTTTCAGGCGGGACAAGGTTAGCGGGAGACGAGGTGAGTTTTTATCAGCTTGAATATACGAATTTAGCTAGAATAGACCATTTAGCAAGATGGTCAGAAATAACCTGATAGGTTTTAACATTATTTCACGGACGCTCTTTTTCATCAACTTTTCCCTCGAATTATTCTTGAAGTACCCAAGGCAGCGAAAAGGTACAATATTACGTCTGACTCGTAGCCAGCAACTAGTACTCAACTTTTACTGGTGAATACATACAAAGACTGAGTGCCAGACAATTTAGCCTGGCTTACTCCCGATTTCCTCGGCCTCTCAAAGCCTGAATGCCCGCCTTCCTAAAATAGCTCTCCCGTGAAGGCCCCTGGTCTGTAAATGCAAGACAGGCAGGTTTATGGGCGGATGTTTCATGTAAGAATTCACGAGATCGCAGTCCTTGTGTGAGCCATACCAGAACGCTCTTCCATAATTTATGTTTAAAGTTACTCTTCAACCAGAGGTTGGTGAgaaaaattgtgaccttcttatcatatgccccgttttccgTTCGCgggtagaaatacatgtaatcactaaaaggggaaatatgtctaaatattaaaaaatcaagatcaaATGCACATTGCATTCTATTGAATGAAtggagacctttattgcacatttctgccacacttggctaagtacaggtcacaacaaaaaataacaagtacagaatatgactatcttattagttaaattctacttctcctcgcttttcggttatagtagatataaaagaacagacatgtttttcaatgggaggtttgtctagtcgcatacAGTatttaaatgtgtgaagtatgGAAATAGGTTTTGCACTTGATTTCCAACGTTTCTGTGATAATTCTGTACGGTCATGACAAATTAAGAAAATCAGCTGGCGGTATTCAGGCTAATAATACGGATGAACGCCTTTTCCCCGGATTAGCGCTGGGCTCCTTATAAAACTAGTTCCGTTACCAGTTCACAGATTACTGAAAATAGGCACTCTCTAGTCTGGCGAcgtaaagaaaacgggacaaaattgaaagcccgacagaaacgcctaaaacacgtcaaaaaccagccagagccgaacctctaGTCTgaatgtcatcctgtttcagttccaggctctgtctttaggtgaaggtagagcctggaactgaaacaggaagaCACTCAGGCTGccgaacctctacttggagagtagaaaacAGGGGCACGGGGAGGGACTACAACTCATTTCtcaaaggaggttatatagtctatagatataacctccttgatttctcaaagaacccccccccctcgTGTCTTTATTTTGAGGATAGGAATGCCGCATAGCTAGGTTGGTGGGGCTGTCAGACgggaaaacggggcatatgataagaaggtcacaaatttccccaccaacctctgcttaaGGAACTGTCTAACATGGTACTGCAACGAAAGGAAGGGAATCAGTTGGCTATCAGTGTTCTGTGATACAAGCATCGCAGGAAGGGCACACGTGTATGTTGCACCTGCACATAAATTGTCCCAACGAACAACCGAACAACAGAGGAAGAAAATTTGTCCTGTTTGCATTTCCGCAAGAACCTTTGAGTTAAAAGGTCGTTCAGTCTGTACTTGGTCAGCTGAGGACATGCATGATTTCAAGCATACAAATGGTTGTCAACCGACAAACGGGACAAACAGCTTTAGAAGCCATCTCAGCAAGGAATAAAGAttgtgatgggggggggggggtacttgtAAAGCAAACCATCCTATCCCTCTAATCTGCAAACAGATGTTCGGATGGAAAATCATAACGTTTTCTGAAGTTCTGaccgtttttttttacattaccgGTTATCCCAACTATTTCCTatatcaggggggggggggagggacaACACCAGTTTTGAAAAGAAGTGAACCGGTAACTGCAGGTGGTAGGTATAGAGAGATTTTgtacccctatcgctccacagTAGTTGTTTTTGAGAACGACTCGGACTAGTTTAAACATTTGGCCAGTCTTGTAGTAACTTGCTGAGCACTGCTGATTTACTGTTTATACAAGAcctgttttctgtttttgtgaaatGGCGAGCAAATTTACACGGTTGTTTGACGGATGGATCTGTTGACGCGTACATTTGACGTGAATAAAGTCTGTCGATTGGGAGACCAAAGAGATTCACCTGGGCAGAACAAATTACATCGAACTATTTTCGAGAGAACGTGCCATGTGTCGGCTTCATTCGCTTCGGTCAGTATTAACGGTTGCATCGAAATGGTCTTGATAATTTAACATTTACATACCAGGATATTCGTACAGAAGACGACTTATATGATGGAAAATAAGATGTAAATGGTTTATGCGTAGACACTTTCAAGAATGCTTGCTGTGTCGACACATAACCTACCCTCGGACCAGTACAGAGAGAGACTCATGTGTTTAATTGATTGGATGATTGATGGATTTCCGCCTTCCAAAATTGGGAGAGGCGGAGACCATCAATCATCTACACAGCATAGCTTGACCTATGATCACACATTCGACAATAGGCATTTTCCTGTGTTGGCGTTTTTGTGGTCTCGGAATAAGGCACGATGTTGTCTGTGTGCGTGACTTCAGAAAGACAAGTCGTGCCTGTTTAAGCCTTCGCCAACCCGAGGCTATCATTGTACATACCACCAGTTGCAGCCTACGAAGATCCCAAGGTAAACTCAACACTGTTGTTCATGTAAAACCTTGAAACCTCATCCCTACAGGTCTCAGCAATACTAATGTTATCTTCCACACAAAATTTGTTGACACGCGTTTCGTATTTCGAATTACATTAACGGCTTTGGTAAGTGCAAAAAAAATAGCTTGTTTGACTAAATCAAGTGATTTGTAATTTCAGACATTTGTGAAACTCACAGCGTCACCACGAGACGGAAagatgaagtttattgcaaccATCGCCATCATCGTTTTCACCACGAACGGAATATCAGGCGTAGCCATCCCTCGCCAGGAGTCGAGTTCGACGGACGCCCGCGTTAGGCCCACGTACGATCGCTGTCAGTACCGACCATTCTCCAATCTGCTGTCGTGTCAGCTTGGTATCCACAGGCCCTTTGAATACAACGCCGTATATCCCACCAGTTTCGGCTGCTCCTTTACGAATAGACCGGTCAGAACCGGACAGGTCTTGGTGCCCTCGGACGCCCTCGAGGTAGACGCCGAACGTTTTGCGGAAAACACCGACGTCGTGACAGCAGTGGAAAGAGCTGAGACGGTCTATGTAACGGAAACAGAGATTCGTGAGGTACGTACTTGTTGAAATGCTGTTATATATGGCATTGATACATGTGTACTCTAAACACCCCGTCTTTACGGCGCGGTCGCACTCCTTCGTACATCTAGGCCGTCACTCGCTTTTGATGtcgtaacattttcaagcagacAGAACTATCAAACGTCAAGGATCTAAACAGTCTTTTCCATAACAAGAGAGCTGGAGGTTGTAGGAAATATGCACGACTATCCGCcaaatgccctcagtttgccaTCGTACGCGTACGACGATTGTGCGACGAATGTAACGCGAGACTACATGACATTTACGGGCGTATGTACGTTGAAATGGAAAATAATTTGTAAAAGtgctacaactaaacatgctaTTAGGACATTTTGAATGGACACTTATCATTTTCTTCCCCGCCTTTCATTGGATTTTAATAGA comes from Branchiostoma lanceolatum isolate klBraLanc5 chromosome 2, klBraLanc5.hap2, whole genome shotgun sequence and encodes:
- the LOC136427498 gene encoding uncharacterized protein isoform X1 is translated as MAAVDTRSSFSGGTRLAGDETFVKLTASPRDGKMKFIATIAIIVFTTNGISGVAIPRQESSSTDARVRPTYDRCQYRPFSNLLSCQLGIHRPFEYNAVYPTSFGCSFTNRPVRTGQVLVPSDALEVDAERFAENTDVVTAVERAETVYVTETEIRETHHLHALGQHFDMAGGLTTTGGDEGETGGTETDESQTDETGDNAPEVRSRNDPSIPTCSLWRRIDSPIYAYSEETGTDQVELYFYEGNYQWFHLSSCHGSNPGPVVNCAGDCRQVRLQHRAVVVRPDLTAEWDWVWLDAGCTLHL